A window of Bacillus rossius redtenbacheri isolate Brsri chromosome 4 unlocalized genomic scaffold, Brsri_v3 Brsri_v3_scf4_1, whole genome shotgun sequence contains these coding sequences:
- the LOC134541747 gene encoding ras-related protein Rab-24-like isoform X3 — MSRVDIKVVLLGHENVGKTSLVERYVHDHFNDNSYQNTIGAAFAAKQVESRGKKITLGIWDTAGSERYEAMSRIYYRGAKAAVVCFDVSNRASWDRAKFWVGELRRHEEACKVYLCGTKRDLSSSGQRRVTCEHAAKYAEGIQATYLETSSKTGENVDSRRLPGCP; from the exons ATGAGCCGTGTAGATATAAAAGTAGTGTTACTTGGCCATGAAAATGTTGGAAAAACTAGTTTAGTTGAACGTTATGTGCATGATCATTTTAATGATAACTCGTATCAAAAT ACAATAGGAGCTGCGTTTGCAGCCAAGCAGGTGGAGTCCAGAGGCAAGAAAATCACTTTAGGGATATGGGACACAGCAGGCAGTGAAAG GTACGAAGCCATGAGCAGGATATACTATAGAGGGGCGAAGGCAGCTGTAGTGTGCTTCGACGTCTCCAACCGGGCCTCCTGGGACCGCGCCAAGTTTTGGGTTGGCGAGCTGCGCAGGCACGAAGAG GCCTGCAAGGTGTATTTGTGTGGCACAAAACGAGACCTGAGCTCCAGCGGGCAGCGCCGGGTGACTTGTGAGCATGCAGCCAAGTATGCGGAGGGCATCCAGGCCACTTACCTGGAGACTTCCAGCAAGACGGGCGAGAACGTGG